Proteins from one Peromyscus eremicus chromosome 8a, PerEre_H2_v1, whole genome shotgun sequence genomic window:
- the Eif1 gene encoding eukaryotic translation initiation factor 1: protein MSAIQNLHSFDPFADASKGDDLLPAGTEDYIHIRIQQRNGRKTLTTVQGIADDYDKKKLVKAFKKKFACNGTVIEHPEYGEVIQLQGDQRKNICQFLIEIGLAKDDQLKVHGF from the exons ATGTCCGCTATCCAGAACCTCCACTCTTTCG ACCCCTTTGCTGATGCAAGTAAGGGTGATGACCTGCTTCCTGCTGGCACTGAGGATTATATCCATATAAGAATTCAACAGAGAAACGGCAGGAAGACCCTTACTACTGTCCAAGGGATCGCTGATGATTACGATAAAAAGAAACTAGTGAAGGCGTTTAAGAAG AAATTTGCCTGCAATGGTACTGTAATTGAGCATCCAGAATATGGAGAAGTAATTCAGCTACAGGGTGACCAGCGCAAGAACATATGCCAGTTCCTGATAGAG ATTGGACTGGCTAAGGACGACCAGCTGAAGGTCCATGGGTTTTAA
- the Gast gene encoding gastrin, with protein MPRLCVCMLILALALAAFSEASWKPHSQLQDASSGPGTNGGLEPHQLDQLGPASHHRRQLGPQGPQYFITDLSKKQRPWMEEEEEAYGWMDFGRRSAEEGDPRN; from the exons ATGCCTCGACTGTGCGTGTGCATGCTGATCTTAGCGCTGGCTCTGGCTGCCTTCTCTGAAGCTTCTTGGAAGCCCCACTCCCAGCTACAGGATGCATCCTCTGGACCAGGGACCAACGGGGGCCTGGAACCACACCAGCTGGACCAGCTGGGCCCAGCCTCTCACCATCGAAGGCAGCTGGGGCCACAGGGTCCTCAATACTTCATAACAG ACCTGTCcaagaagcagaggccatggatggaggaagaagaagaggcatATGGATGGATGGACTTTGGCCGCCGCAGTGCTGAGGAAGGGGACCCTCGTAACTAA